In Fimbriiglobus ruber, a genomic segment contains:
- a CDS encoding efflux RND transporter permease subunit: protein MISRFFIDRPIFASVLSIIITLAGAVAVFNLPIAQYPDVTPPTVIVTAIYPGANSLTVQDTVAAPIEEQVSGVEGMMYMSSQCTNDGTYTLTVTFKLGTDSDMAQVLVQNRVSLALPVIPALVQREGIMVKKQSPNTLMIVNLIATDQGHPDTYLSNYATIQIKDELGRLPGVAGISYYGQRDYSMRAWLNPNKLASLNLTASDVVNAITQQNIQVAAGQIGQQPAPKGQQFQLTINTQGRLIDPAEFADIIIKVGQGGSAGANAAQASMQTSTGGQSSTSDSSSQAGTASSPVGQAASIVRLRDVARVELGAQQYDQTATLDGKPSVAMSIYGLPGANALDTAKGVYAKMEDMKKRFPEGIDYKIVYDTTPFVRQSVDEVFNTLRDATILVALVVLLFLQNWRAAIIPLIAVPVAIVGTFAAMAALGFSLNNLSLFGLVLAIGIVVDDAIVVVENVERWLEKGEEPKEAARKAMDEVTGPVIAIALVLSAVFVPCAFISGITGQFFRQFAITIAVSTLISAFNSLTLSPALAALLLKKKGEGRDPVTRLLDGALGWFFRLFNKGFGAVTEGYARVVQIFLRISLIVLLVYAGLLAMTYWEFTTTPTGFVPQQDKGYLLLNVQLPDSASVERTQGLMARIEKIALETDGVANTVAISGQSLILNANTPNLGSVYVVLKPFAQRGGKLSADAIAAALETKCRQDVRGATVTVFGAPPIEGLGTTGGFKLVVEDRGNTGIGELQRVTDQIVADGNGTLGLQRLFSSTRADTPWLYLAIDRTKCDVLGVPVSEVFNALQYNLGSYYVNNFNEFGRNWQVNVQADPKFRDRVRDIRQLQVRNNQGRMFPLGTVLSVRDTSGPVMVLRYNMYSASTVTGTTAPGTSSGQAVDLMQGIAGRSLSQSMAVEWTELTFLQNQAGDTALYAFALAVVFVFLVLAAQYESWKLPLAVILVVPLCLLCAVIGVNLAGTEVTIFTQIGFIVLVGLASKNAILIVEFAKQRQEAGVERREAAVEASRLRLRPILMTSLAFILGVVPLVIATGAGAEMRQSLGTAVFAGMIGVTGFGLLLTPVFFSVIQSFGSPPVPVGEQHKDENGGAVKEDKPSGNTQAQPQAQDGKAGEDGKPKDAAHSDGASKPREEDPSGNKQSAPG from the coding sequence GTGATCTCGCGCTTTTTCATCGACCGCCCGATCTTCGCGTCGGTCTTGTCAATCATCATTACCCTGGCCGGCGCGGTGGCGGTGTTCAACCTGCCGATCGCCCAGTACCCGGACGTGACGCCGCCCACGGTCATCGTGACGGCCATCTACCCCGGCGCGAACTCGTTAACGGTGCAGGACACGGTGGCCGCCCCGATCGAGGAGCAGGTCAGCGGGGTCGAGGGCATGATGTACATGTCTTCGCAGTGTACCAACGACGGGACGTACACCCTGACGGTCACGTTCAAGCTGGGCACCGATTCGGACATGGCCCAGGTACTCGTCCAGAACCGCGTGTCGCTCGCGCTGCCGGTCATTCCCGCGCTGGTCCAGCGGGAAGGGATCATGGTCAAGAAGCAGTCGCCGAACACGCTGATGATCGTGAACCTGATCGCGACCGACCAGGGCCACCCGGACACCTACCTGAGCAACTACGCGACGATCCAGATCAAGGACGAACTCGGTCGGCTCCCGGGCGTGGCCGGGATCTCGTACTACGGCCAGCGCGACTACAGCATGCGGGCCTGGCTGAACCCGAACAAGCTGGCGTCCCTGAACCTGACCGCGTCGGACGTGGTGAACGCGATCACCCAGCAGAACATCCAGGTGGCGGCCGGGCAGATCGGCCAGCAACCGGCCCCCAAGGGGCAGCAGTTCCAGCTCACGATTAACACCCAGGGCCGGTTGATCGACCCGGCCGAGTTCGCGGACATCATCATCAAGGTCGGCCAGGGCGGGTCGGCCGGCGCGAACGCCGCCCAGGCTTCGATGCAGACGAGTACCGGCGGCCAGTCGAGCACATCGGACTCGTCGAGCCAGGCCGGGACCGCGAGTTCCCCGGTCGGGCAGGCCGCCAGCATCGTCCGCCTCCGCGACGTGGCCCGGGTCGAACTCGGGGCCCAGCAGTACGACCAGACGGCCACGCTGGACGGCAAGCCGTCGGTCGCCATGTCGATCTACGGGCTGCCCGGCGCGAACGCGCTGGACACGGCCAAGGGCGTGTACGCCAAGATGGAGGACATGAAGAAGCGATTCCCGGAGGGGATCGATTACAAGATCGTCTACGACACCACGCCGTTCGTCCGCCAGTCGGTCGACGAGGTGTTCAACACGCTCCGCGACGCGACGATCTTGGTCGCCCTGGTCGTCTTGCTCTTCCTGCAGAACTGGCGGGCGGCGATCATCCCGCTCATCGCCGTCCCGGTCGCGATCGTCGGCACGTTCGCCGCCATGGCCGCCCTGGGCTTCAGCCTGAACAACCTGTCGCTGTTCGGCCTGGTGCTGGCCATCGGGATCGTGGTGGACGACGCGATCGTGGTCGTCGAAAACGTCGAGCGGTGGCTCGAAAAGGGTGAGGAGCCGAAGGAGGCCGCCCGGAAGGCGATGGACGAAGTGACGGGGCCGGTCATCGCGATCGCCCTGGTATTGTCCGCGGTGTTCGTCCCGTGTGCGTTCATCAGCGGGATCACCGGCCAGTTCTTCCGCCAGTTCGCCATCACCATCGCCGTCTCGACCCTGATCTCGGCCTTCAACTCGCTCACCCTGAGCCCGGCGCTGGCCGCCCTTCTCCTCAAGAAAAAGGGCGAGGGCCGCGACCCCGTTACCCGGTTACTCGACGGCGCCCTCGGGTGGTTCTTCCGGCTATTCAACAAGGGCTTCGGGGCGGTCACGGAGGGGTACGCCCGGGTCGTCCAGATCTTCCTCCGCATCAGTCTGATCGTGCTGTTGGTGTACGCCGGGCTCCTGGCCATGACGTATTGGGAATTCACCACCACGCCGACCGGCTTCGTCCCCCAGCAGGACAAGGGCTACCTCCTGCTCAACGTCCAGCTCCCGGACTCGGCGTCCGTCGAACGCACCCAGGGGTTGATGGCCCGGATCGAAAAAATCGCCCTCGAAACCGACGGCGTCGCCAACACGGTCGCGATTTCGGGGCAGTCGCTGATTCTGAACGCGAACACGCCGAACCTCGGGTCCGTGTACGTCGTGCTTAAACCGTTCGCGCAGCGGGGCGGCAAACTGTCGGCCGACGCGATCGCCGCCGCCCTCGAAACGAAGTGCCGGCAGGACGTCCGCGGGGCCACGGTCACGGTGTTCGGGGCGCCGCCGATCGAGGGGCTGGGGACGACGGGCGGGTTCAAGCTCGTCGTCGAAGACCGCGGGAACACGGGGATCGGGGAACTCCAGCGAGTGACCGATCAGATCGTGGCCGACGGGAACGGGACGCTGGGCTTGCAGCGGCTCTTCAGCAGCACCCGGGCCGACACGCCCTGGCTCTACCTCGCGATCGACCGGACCAAGTGCGACGTCCTCGGCGTGCCGGTCTCGGAGGTGTTCAACGCGCTGCAGTACAACCTCGGGTCGTACTACGTGAACAACTTCAACGAGTTCGGTCGGAACTGGCAGGTGAACGTCCAGGCCGACCCGAAGTTCCGCGACCGCGTCCGCGACATCCGCCAGCTCCAGGTTCGGAACAACCAGGGCCGCATGTTCCCGCTCGGGACCGTGCTGTCCGTCCGCGACACGAGCGGGCCTGTGATGGTCCTCCGGTACAACATGTATTCCGCCTCGACGGTCACGGGGACGACGGCCCCGGGCACCAGTTCGGGGCAGGCCGTCGACCTCATGCAAGGGATCGCGGGCCGGAGCCTCTCGCAGTCGATGGCGGTCGAGTGGACCGAACTCACCTTCCTGCAAAACCAGGCCGGCGACACGGCTCTTTATGCGTTCGCCCTGGCGGTCGTGTTCGTCTTCTTGGTGCTGGCCGCCCAGTACGAGAGTTGGAAGCTGCCGCTGGCCGTGATCCTAGTGGTGCCGCTCTGTTTGCTGTGCGCGGTGATCGGGGTGAACCTTGCGGGCACGGAAGTGACGATCTTCACCCAGATCGGGTTCATCGTGCTGGTCGGGTTGGCATCCAAGAATGCGATCCTGATCGTCGAGTTCGCCAAGCAGCGGCAGGAGGCGGGCGTCGAACGGCGGGAGGCGGCGGTGGAGGCGAGCCGGCTGCGGCTGCGGCCGATCCTGATGACCAGCCTGGCGTTCATCCTCGGCGTCGTCCCGCTGGTCATCGCGACCGGGGCTGGGGCCGAGATGCGGCAGTCGCTCGGTACGGCCGTGTTCGCCGGGATGATCGGCGTGACCGGGTTCGGACTACTACTGACGCCAGTATTCTTCTCGGTGATCCAGTCGTTCGGGAGCCCGCCCGTGCCCGTCGGTGAGCAACACAAGGACGAAAACGGCGGGGCCGTGAAGGAAGACAAGCCCTCCGGGAACACGCAAGCTCAGCCGCAGGCGCAGGACGGAAAGGCAGGGGAAGACGGAAAGCCGAAGGACGCAGCGCACTCGGACGGCGCGTCCAAGCCCCGGGAGGAAGACCCGTCTGGGAACAAACAGAGTGCCCCGGGGTAA
- a CDS encoding TIGR00300 family protein: protein MPARPAFVEHVEMTGHIVDSLLLPKVLDAILSRGGQYHIESLDLGQRQDDASRARIEVRADSAAKLDAILAEIHPHGAVSTHPVDCTVAAADVPGAFPDGFYCTTNFRTQVRLKGEWVEVEDQEMDCGILVDPDGAARCVPMTSVAKGDLVVVGRTGLRVFPPEAEMRKRELFEFMASPVSSERPKAVSVREVAHAMKRTRAAGEKILAVLGPAVVHTGGGEFVAHLVRTGYLNVLFAGNALATHDIEQAFYGTSLGVSLDHGLPTDEGHEHHLRTINTIRRLGGIKAAVTAGKLKSGIMYECATRDVPYVLCGSIRDDGPLPEVITDILVAQNEMRRHIPGTGFCLMVATTLHSIAVGNLLPAWVKVACVDISPATVTKLMDRGSTQTVGIVSDAEPFLRSLVAELDKSI, encoded by the coding sequence ATGCCCGCGCGACCCGCGTTCGTCGAACACGTCGAGATGACCGGCCACATCGTCGACTCGCTGCTATTGCCCAAGGTGCTGGACGCCATCCTGTCCCGCGGCGGGCAGTACCACATCGAGTCGCTCGACCTCGGCCAGCGGCAGGACGACGCCAGTCGGGCGCGGATCGAGGTCCGCGCGGACTCGGCCGCCAAACTCGACGCGATCCTGGCCGAAATCCACCCGCACGGGGCCGTCTCCACCCACCCCGTCGACTGCACCGTCGCCGCGGCCGACGTGCCCGGGGCGTTTCCGGACGGGTTTTACTGCACCACCAATTTCCGCACCCAGGTCCGCCTGAAGGGGGAATGGGTCGAGGTCGAAGACCAGGAGATGGACTGCGGCATCCTCGTCGACCCAGACGGGGCGGCCCGCTGTGTGCCGATGACGAGCGTGGCGAAAGGCGACCTCGTGGTGGTCGGCCGGACCGGTTTGCGGGTCTTCCCGCCAGAAGCCGAGATGCGGAAGCGGGAGCTGTTCGAGTTCATGGCCAGCCCGGTGTCGAGTGAGCGGCCGAAGGCGGTGAGCGTCCGCGAGGTGGCCCACGCGATGAAGCGGACGCGGGCGGCCGGAGAGAAGATTCTCGCCGTCCTCGGCCCGGCCGTCGTCCACACCGGCGGCGGCGAGTTCGTCGCCCACCTGGTCCGCACCGGGTATTTGAACGTCCTGTTCGCCGGGAACGCACTGGCGACGCACGACATCGAGCAGGCGTTTTACGGCACCAGCCTGGGCGTCTCGCTCGACCACGGCCTGCCGACCGACGAGGGGCACGAACACCACCTGCGGACGATCAACACCATCCGCCGGCTCGGCGGCATCAAGGCGGCCGTGACCGCCGGCAAGCTCAAGTCCGGCATCATGTACGAGTGCGCGACGCGTGACGTGCCTTACGTCCTCTGCGGCAGCATCCGGGACGACGGCCCGCTGCCGGAAGTCATCACGGACATCCTGGTGGCTCAGAACGAGATGCGTCGTCACATCCCCGGGACGGGCTTCTGCCTGATGGTCGCGACGACGCTCCACTCGATCGCCGTCGGGAACTTGCTGCCGGCGTGGGTCAAGGTTGCCTGCGTGGACATCAGCCCGGCCACGGTAACGAAGCTGATGGACCGCGGCAGCACGCAGACGGTCGGCATCGTTTCCGACGCGGAGCCGTTCTTACGCAGCCTGGTGGCGGAGTTGGACAAATCCATTTAG
- a CDS encoding BlaI/MecI/CopY family transcriptional regulator, with product MTEAHISDAEWQVMQVVWERKEATAAEVIAALTETTGWQHRTVRTLLARLVAKGVLAAEADGNRYLYRPLVSRRTCVREEGHSFLKKVFGGDATELLVHFVRGADISPAQIEELKRLLDEKHPRTKP from the coding sequence ATGACCGAGGCACATATCTCCGACGCGGAATGGCAAGTCATGCAGGTCGTCTGGGAGCGGAAGGAGGCGACGGCCGCCGAGGTCATCGCCGCCCTGACCGAAACGACCGGGTGGCAGCACCGGACCGTTCGTACCCTCCTCGCCCGGTTGGTCGCGAAGGGGGTGTTGGCCGCCGAAGCGGACGGCAACCGCTACCTCTATCGCCCGCTGGTCAGCCGGCGCACCTGCGTCCGCGAGGAGGGCCATTCCTTCCTGAAGAAAGTGTTCGGCGGCGACGCGACGGAATTACTCGTGCACTTCGTGCGCGGGGCCGACATTTCGCCCGCCCAGATCGAGGAACTGAAGCGGCTCCTCGACGAAAAACACCCGCGGACGAAACCATGA
- a CDS encoding M56 family metallopeptidase gives MTDTPTTLDTVLTWVAHASWQAAVLGLLVAVLSRVLRGRLEPRWHFCLWLVVLARLALPVTPPAPWSLFRLAGVAAPKQAPIASSVTATVIDSPVVATPDPPFAPDISPTISREANAEGLPVPPSGEETVRETSTSIPGETGKWVAAVWLAGLLLLMTRQGWLSYQFRRQRGTWRDADSAVLDLFRRCQAELGIARSVQLLIAPGRHGPATWGMFRAGVVLPADLPARLSPGELRLVLQHELIHVCRRDVLFDRVATILAAVHWFNPFAWLTLAGLRRERELACDAAVLRQIGDGEAGRYGHALLAVAERLTAAATTSMVGVVGRNQSLDRRIRMIANYRAPTAARTALGGLLLVMLVALGLTDAAGEPPPAPAPDRPASAAPPGKENRTVTLTGVCEDDTGKPLPGVRVVLYRYDWTNLKDEKIHDQVTGNDGRFSFPDVPALPADELTNWGYLLAATSAGRGSVVEYLQPQALKGPPRLRLGPAAALQGRVTDIAGKPVAGARVWGSFTNSPIEGVRSTWTDANGRYAITDMTAWGSDATKPQPAGAGMGMAVSGCFFHVHHPDYARAMPMYRGMPAAVDVVLKPAAVIEGRVMDRVTGRPAGGVHVELQPAMDRPDRYPEGAETRTDAEGHYRFASMPAGKYALWADAPDRTCVTPDLMTIEAGKSHTAPVIELIEGGWIEGHVVAADTGKPVSGASNRDRLSVAVCGSARPEAGSRMISTPVDVRGRFSVRVPPGLNFPSLTKTDYWYRTQRREYFEKGIEVKAGEVTSVVFRILPAKPLPDPDPAPVRLPIPVPAERQAAALIRQLGGGTRSTWAAT, from the coding sequence ATGACCGACACCCCGACAACGCTCGACACCGTACTGACGTGGGTCGCCCACGCGAGCTGGCAGGCGGCCGTGTTGGGGTTGCTGGTGGCCGTGCTGTCGCGGGTCCTGCGCGGGCGACTCGAACCGCGGTGGCACTTCTGCCTGTGGCTGGTGGTCCTGGCCCGACTGGCGCTCCCGGTCACGCCACCCGCGCCGTGGAGCCTATTCCGATTGGCGGGCGTGGCGGCGCCGAAGCAAGCTCCCATTGCCTCAAGTGTAACCGCGACTGTAATCGACTCGCCCGTTGTCGCCACTCCGGATCCCCCTTTCGCCCCGGATATCAGCCCCACAATTTCTCGGGAAGCCAACGCGGAGGGCTTACCCGTACCCCCTTCCGGTGAAGAAACGGTCCGGGAGACTTCCACTTCCATCCCAGGGGAGACCGGAAAGTGGGTGGCGGCCGTGTGGCTTGCCGGGCTTCTCCTGCTCATGACCCGGCAGGGGTGGCTGTCCTACCAATTCCGACGCCAGCGCGGCACCTGGCGGGATGCAGACTCCGCGGTGTTGGATTTGTTCCGTCGGTGTCAGGCAGAGTTGGGCATCGCTCGGTCGGTGCAACTCCTGATCGCCCCGGGCCGGCACGGCCCCGCGACGTGGGGAATGTTCCGCGCCGGTGTCGTTCTCCCGGCCGACCTCCCGGCTCGCCTCTCGCCCGGCGAGTTGAGGCTCGTGCTGCAGCACGAGTTGATCCACGTCTGCCGCCGGGACGTTTTGTTCGACCGGGTCGCCACAATCCTGGCAGCCGTCCACTGGTTCAACCCGTTCGCGTGGCTGACTCTGGCGGGCCTGCGGCGGGAGCGCGAGTTGGCCTGCGACGCGGCCGTCCTTCGTCAAATTGGGGACGGGGAAGCCGGGCGATACGGCCACGCCCTGCTGGCTGTGGCCGAACGCCTGACGGCTGCGGCAACGACGAGCATGGTGGGAGTGGTCGGACGGAATCAGTCCCTCGACAGGAGAATTCGGATGATTGCGAACTACCGAGCCCCGACGGCCGCGCGAACGGCGCTCGGCGGATTGCTTCTCGTCATGCTCGTCGCGCTAGGCCTGACGGACGCTGCGGGCGAACCGCCTCCCGCGCCCGCCCCCGACCGACCAGCTTCGGCCGCGCCGCCGGGAAAGGAAAATAGGACCGTGACGTTGACCGGCGTCTGTGAAGACGATACCGGCAAGCCACTTCCGGGCGTGCGGGTGGTGTTGTACCGATACGATTGGACGAATTTAAAGGACGAAAAAATCCACGATCAAGTGACCGGCAACGACGGCCGCTTCTCTTTCCCGGATGTTCCGGCGTTGCCGGCCGACGAACTGACTAATTGGGGATATCTGTTGGCAGCCACCAGCGCAGGCCGCGGCTCAGTGGTTGAGTATCTGCAACCGCAAGCGCTGAAAGGCCCACCCCGGCTCCGACTCGGGCCGGCTGCTGCCCTCCAGGGGCGCGTGACCGACATAGCCGGCAAGCCGGTCGCGGGCGCTCGGGTATGGGGGAGTTTCACGAACTCGCCGATCGAGGGGGTGCGTAGCACCTGGACTGATGCGAACGGCCGGTACGCCATTACGGACATGACGGCGTGGGGATCCGATGCGACGAAACCCCAACCAGCAGGTGCTGGCATGGGGATGGCTGTTTCGGGCTGCTTTTTTCACGTCCATCACCCGGACTACGCGCGCGCCATGCCGATGTACCGCGGAATGCCAGCCGCAGTCGACGTTGTCCTCAAGCCGGCCGCGGTCATCGAGGGCCGGGTCATGGACCGGGTGACCGGTCGTCCCGCAGGCGGAGTGCATGTCGAGTTGCAACCGGCGATGGACCGTCCGGATCGGTATCCCGAGGGAGCTGAAACGCGGACCGACGCGGAAGGACACTACCGGTTTGCGTCGATGCCCGCCGGGAAGTATGCCCTTTGGGCGGACGCCCCGGACCGCACGTGTGTCACCCCGGACTTGATGACTATCGAGGCGGGCAAGTCGCACACCGCCCCCGTTATCGAACTGATCGAAGGTGGATGGATCGAAGGGCATGTGGTCGCGGCAGACACGGGAAAACCCGTTAGTGGAGCCAGCAATCGAGACCGGCTGTCCGTCGCCGTCTGCGGCTCTGCCAGACCGGAGGCAGGGAGCAGGATGATCTCGACCCCAGTCGATGTGCGCGGTCGGTTCAGTGTTCGGGTTCCGCCGGGATTGAACTTCCCATCTCTCACCAAGACCGACTACTGGTATCGGACCCAACGGCGGGAATATTTCGAAAAAGGAATCGAGGTGAAGGCCGGCGAGGTGACGTCCGTCGTCTTCCGCATTTTGCCAGCGAAACCTCTCCCGGATCCCGACCCGGCCCCCGTCCGGCTCCCGATCCCCGTCCCAGCCGAGCGACAGGCGGCTGCACTCATCCGCCAACTCGGGGGTGGTACGAGGTCGACATGGGCGGCCACGTAA
- a CDS encoding leucine-rich repeat domain-containing protein, translating to MGGHVIAVNMVSHETPNKQLFRNSITDTDEALRNVGAFPRLKRLLLMKGQATDEGFRAVAGLADLEEIYVWDGAGLTDAGIKHLTGLTKLRSLHFSNGQLGDDALAVFGRLPNLRRLSLQGNAFTDTGLKHLSALTQLEDLWIGKNKRPITDAGIRNLVGLSRLRQLDLQDAKLDDPGVALLRNMKELRDLYLTSQTGPRAVSDASVEVLSGLTKLNHLIVNNTRLSETGVRRLLALNSLQSLGLTSTEIPMDRWDVWDAFRQIRPDLELNGSKLSPSK from the coding sequence ATGGGCGGCCACGTAATCGCGGTCAACATGGTCAGCCACGAGACGCCGAATAAACAGTTATTCCGCAACAGTATCACCGATACCGACGAAGCCCTCCGGAACGTCGGCGCGTTCCCGCGACTGAAGCGGCTCCTTCTGATGAAAGGACAGGCCACAGACGAGGGGTTCCGGGCCGTGGCGGGGTTGGCCGACCTAGAAGAAATCTACGTGTGGGACGGCGCGGGCCTCACCGACGCCGGCATCAAACACCTGACCGGTCTGACAAAGCTCCGTTCTCTCCACTTCTCAAACGGGCAGCTCGGTGACGACGCGCTGGCTGTCTTTGGCCGGTTGCCGAACCTCCGCCGGTTGAGCCTTCAAGGCAACGCCTTCACCGATACCGGGCTGAAACACCTGAGCGCCCTCACGCAGTTGGAGGATCTATGGATAGGGAAAAACAAACGCCCGATCACTGACGCCGGGATTCGAAATCTCGTAGGGCTGAGCAGGCTAAGGCAACTCGACTTGCAAGATGCAAAGCTCGACGACCCGGGGGTCGCCTTATTAAGAAATATGAAGGAGCTTCGCGACCTTTACCTGACCTCACAAACCGGCCCCAGGGCCGTTTCCGACGCGAGTGTTGAAGTCTTGTCCGGTTTAACGAAGCTCAACCATCTAATTGTCAACAACACTCGCCTATCCGAAACGGGCGTCCGACGTTTACTGGCGCTGAACAGCTTGCAATCTCTGGGACTCACCAGCACGGAAATTCCCATGGACCGATGGGATGTGTGGGATGCGTTCCGACAGATCCGGCCTGATCTCGAGCTGAACGGCTCCAAACTCTCGCCCTCGAAGTGA